Proteins from one Roseovarius nanhaiticus genomic window:
- the metG gene encoding methionine--tRNA ligase: protein MARHLITSAIPYINGIKHLGNLVGSQLPADLYARYLRGRGHEVMFLCATDEHGTPAELAAKKAGKPVDQYCAEMHGVQAEIARGFRLSFDHFGRSSSKQNHALTQHFAGRLADQGLIREVSEKQVYSIADERFLPDRYIEGTCPNCGYDKARGDQCENCTKQLDPTDLIDPRSAISGSTDLEVRETKHLYLMQSGMRSQLNAWIDEKADWPILTTSIARKWLNDGDGLQDRGITRDLHWGIPVKRGTEDWPGMEGKVFYVWFDAPIEYIACAGEWAEAHGLDDEAWERWWRTDKGADDVRYTQFMGKDNVPFHTLSFPATILGSGEPWKLVDYIKSFNYLNYDGGQFSTSQGRGVFMDQALDILPPDYWRWWLLSHAPESSDAEFTWENFQSSVNKDLADVLGNFVSRVTKFCRSKFGEAVPEAGDFGPEEEALIENITARVRAYERCMEAMEVRKSAAELRGIWVAGNEYLQSVAPWTIFKTDPDKAAAQIRLALNLVRLYGVLSAPFVPDAAADMLKAMQTEDDSWPDDVRAALEVLQPGHAFTVPDVAFAKITDEQREGWQARFSGVRE, encoded by the coding sequence ATGGCACGGCATCTGATCACATCGGCAATTCCCTATATCAACGGGATCAAGCATCTGGGCAATCTCGTGGGCAGCCAGCTGCCAGCGGACCTCTATGCGCGCTATCTGCGGGGGCGCGGGCACGAAGTGATGTTCCTTTGCGCCACCGATGAGCATGGCACGCCGGCCGAGCTGGCCGCCAAGAAGGCCGGCAAGCCCGTCGATCAGTACTGTGCCGAAATGCACGGCGTTCAGGCCGAGATCGCGCGCGGCTTTCGCCTCAGCTTCGATCATTTCGGACGCTCGTCGAGCAAGCAGAACCATGCGCTGACCCAACATTTCGCGGGCCGCCTCGCCGATCAGGGGCTGATCCGCGAAGTCAGCGAAAAGCAGGTCTATTCCATCGCCGACGAGCGTTTTCTGCCCGACCGCTACATCGAGGGCACCTGCCCCAACTGCGGATACGACAAAGCCCGCGGCGATCAATGCGAGAATTGCACCAAGCAGCTCGACCCCACGGACCTGATCGATCCGCGCAGCGCCATTTCCGGCTCGACCGATCTGGAAGTGCGCGAGACGAAACACCTTTATCTGATGCAGTCGGGCATGCGGAGTCAGCTAAACGCCTGGATCGACGAGAAGGCGGATTGGCCCATCCTCACCACGTCCATCGCGCGCAAATGGCTGAATGATGGCGACGGCCTGCAGGATCGCGGCATCACCCGCGATCTGCATTGGGGTATTCCGGTCAAGCGCGGCACTGAGGATTGGCCGGGCATGGAGGGCAAGGTCTTCTACGTCTGGTTCGACGCGCCGATTGAATACATCGCCTGCGCTGGCGAGTGGGCCGAGGCGCATGGCCTTGACGACGAGGCATGGGAGCGCTGGTGGCGCACCGACAAGGGCGCGGATGACGTGCGCTATACGCAGTTCATGGGCAAGGATAACGTGCCCTTCCACACGCTCAGCTTTCCGGCGACCATCCTCGGGTCAGGTGAGCCGTGGAAGTTGGTCGATTACATCAAGTCGTTCAACTACCTCAATTACGATGGCGGGCAGTTCAGCACGTCCCAGGGCCGCGGCGTCTTCATGGATCAGGCGCTGGATATCCTGCCGCCGGATTACTGGCGCTGGTGGCTGCTGAGCCACGCGCCCGAAAGTTCGGATGCCGAGTTCACATGGGAGAATTTCCAAAGCTCGGTGAACAAGGATCTGGCCGACGTGCTGGGCAATTTCGTCAGCCGCGTGACCAAGTTCTGCCGCTCGAAATTCGGCGAGGCGGTGCCGGAAGCCGGCGACTTTGGCCCCGAGGAAGAGGCACTGATCGAGAACATCACCGCCCGCGTGCGCGCCTATGAGCGCTGCATGGAGGCGATGGAGGTGCGCAAATCCGCCGCCGAGCTGCGCGGCATCTGGGTGGCCGGCAATGAGTATCTGCAATCGGTCGCGCCGTGGACCATCTTCAAGACCGACCCCGACAAGGCGGCCGCGCAGATCCGCCTGGCGCTGAACCTCGTGCGCCTCTACGGCGTGCTGAGCGCGCCCTTCGTGCCGGATGCGGCGGCGGACATGCTGAAGGCGATGCAGACCGAGGATGACAGCTGGCCCGATGACGTGCGCGCGGCGCTAGAGGTCCTGCAGCCGGGCCACGCATTCACCGTGCCGGACGTGGCCTTTGCCAAGATCACCGATGAGCAGCGCGAAGGCTGGCAAGCGCGGTTTTCCGGCGTGCGGGAGTAG
- a CDS encoding MFS transporter: MRIVISFAALFLSVILMQLASGGLGPLDALSGLALNFTTSEIGLLGSAHFLGFFIGCWWAPRLMGSVGHSRAFAAFTAAGAMSLIGHMMVIDAYAWALMRVAMGLCVAGCYTVLEAWLQAKVTNATRGRAMGVYRVADMGASLFAQMLISVLEPASYVSYNILALICCAALLPITLTRAEQPETPSAPRLRPMLAIACSPLAAAGVVTAALSSATFRMVGPLYGQQVGLAIEQIAWFLAAFVLGGALAQFPVGWLADKYDRRHVLIGLSIAAVISCIVTAYLGALSANGVMLTAFFFGLTSFPIYSVSAAHANDFATSEQRVELSAALMFFYALGAIAAPLVASKLIQGYGPSAMFIMIAAAHIVLVIFGLTRMRVRPTKTARTRYVWSPRTSFIVGRLTQRFRDKG, from the coding sequence ATGCGCATCGTCATTTCCTTTGCCGCGCTTTTCCTGTCGGTCATCCTGATGCAACTGGCGTCGGGCGGGCTGGGGCCGCTCGATGCGCTGAGCGGGCTCGCACTGAATTTTACGACCTCCGAGATCGGCCTTCTGGGCTCGGCGCATTTTCTGGGCTTTTTCATCGGCTGCTGGTGGGCGCCGCGGCTGATGGGCAGTGTCGGGCACAGCCGCGCCTTTGCCGCCTTTACCGCCGCCGGGGCGATGTCGCTGATCGGGCATATGATGGTGATCGACGCCTATGCCTGGGCGTTGATGCGCGTGGCGATGGGGCTGTGTGTGGCCGGATGCTATACCGTGCTGGAGGCCTGGCTGCAGGCCAAGGTCACGAACGCCACGCGCGGGCGCGCCATGGGGGTCTACCGCGTGGCCGATATGGGCGCGTCGCTTTTTGCGCAGATGTTGATCTCGGTGCTCGAGCCGGCCTCTTATGTCTCGTACAACATCCTAGCGCTTATCTGCTGTGCGGCCCTTTTGCCCATCACGCTGACGCGGGCCGAGCAGCCCGAGACGCCAAGCGCGCCGCGCCTGCGCCCCATGCTGGCCATCGCCTGCTCGCCCCTTGCGGCGGCGGGCGTGGTCACGGCCGCGCTGAGCAGTGCGACCTTCCGCATGGTCGGACCGCTTTATGGCCAGCAAGTGGGATTGGCGATCGAGCAGATCGCATGGTTTCTGGCCGCCTTCGTGTTGGGCGGTGCGCTCGCGCAGTTTCCGGTGGGCTGGCTGGCGGACAAGTACGACCGGCGCCACGTTCTGATCGGATTGTCCATCGCCGCGGTTATCAGCTGCATCGTGACCGCCTATCTCGGCGCGCTGTCGGCCAATGGGGTGATGCTGACCGCGTTCTTCTTTGGCCTGACCTCGTTTCCGATTTACTCAGTCTCGGCAGCCCATGCCAATGACTTCGCGACATCCGAGCAGCGCGTCGAGCTGTCCGCGGCGCTGATGTTCTTTTACGCGCTGGGCGCCATTGCCGCGCCTCTCGTGGCATCCAAGCTGATCCAGGGCTACGGCCCCTCGGCCATGTTCATCATGATCGCGGCGGCGCATATCGTGCTGGTGATCTTCGGTCTGACACGCATGCGGGTGCGCCCTACCAAGACCGCGCGCACGCGCTATGTCTGGAGCCCGCGCACCTCGTTCATCGTGGGCCGCCTGACGCAACGCTTTCGCGACAAGGGCTGA
- a CDS encoding ImuA family protein produces the protein MSVLPNLDPKRGHASLPVLGDIALPLARLHEICGPARHMMAMLIAAATRGPVMWIAPPWQAGALNPDGMAAFAGPERFIWIAPERPADTLWTLEEALRSGAAPLVIADLPGPPGLTPVRRLHLAAEAGAAMKMGAPLGLILTPGAGGAPGIETRWHIAPAHTPGAHCWTLTRLRARTAPPACWRLSAPASGQPGPLRMEALAT, from the coding sequence ATGTCAGTCCTGCCGAATCTCGACCCCAAGAGGGGCCATGCGTCCTTGCCCGTTCTGGGCGATATCGCCCTGCCACTGGCGCGGCTGCATGAGATCTGCGGACCGGCGCGGCACATGATGGCGATGCTGATCGCCGCCGCAACACGGGGGCCAGTCATGTGGATCGCGCCGCCTTGGCAGGCGGGCGCCCTCAACCCCGATGGCATGGCGGCCTTTGCCGGGCCCGAGCGGTTCATCTGGATCGCGCCTGAGCGGCCCGCCGATACGCTCTGGACGCTGGAGGAGGCGCTGCGCAGCGGCGCGGCCCCGCTGGTGATCGCCGATCTGCCCGGCCCGCCCGGCCTGACGCCGGTGCGCCGCCTGCATCTGGCCGCCGAGGCGGGCGCAGCGATGAAGATGGGCGCGCCGCTGGGCCTGATCCTGACTCCCGGCGCCGGGGGCGCGCCCGGTATCGAGACGCGTTGGCATATCGCCCCCGCGCATACGCCCGGCGCGCATTGCTGGACCTTGACACGATTGCGCGCACGCACAGCGCCACCCGCCTGCTGGCGGCTGAGCGCGCCTGCATCGGGTCAGCCCGGTCCGCTGCGCATGGAGGCGCTGGCGACCTGA
- a CDS encoding aldo/keto reductase — protein sequence MKMNPLGRTGLMVTEICLGTMTWGSQNTEAEGHAQIDRALERGVNFVDTAEMYPTQPKIAETQGRTEEIIGTWLAKTGRRKDMILASKVSGKGLMHVRGGAPITAASIREAVEGSLKRLQTDHIDLYQFHWPNRGSYMFRQNWRYDPSGQDTAEVLDNMNETLEAIHAEVQRGTIGHFGLSNESAWGTMKFLQMAEANGWPRVASVQNEYSLLCRLYDTDMAEVTAHEDVGLLAFTPLAAGLLSGKYQSGAALPEGSRKSITSDLGGRIAPRVWSATQAYLDIAERHGLDPSTMALAWTLTRPFMTACIIGATNLEQLDLALDAADLTLSDAVLEEIEQAHHAHPMPF from the coding sequence ATGAAGATGAACCCGCTTGGCCGCACCGGCCTGATGGTCACAGAGATCTGCCTTGGCACGATGACTTGGGGCAGCCAGAACACCGAGGCCGAGGGCCACGCCCAGATCGATCGCGCGCTGGAGCGCGGTGTGAACTTTGTCGACACCGCCGAGATGTATCCGACCCAGCCCAAGATCGCCGAAACCCAAGGCCGCACCGAAGAGATCATCGGCACGTGGCTTGCAAAAACGGGCCGCCGCAAGGACATGATCCTCGCCAGCAAGGTGTCGGGCAAGGGCCTGATGCATGTGCGCGGCGGCGCGCCCATTACGGCGGCCAGCATCCGCGAGGCGGTCGAAGGCTCGCTCAAGCGGCTTCAGACCGATCACATTGACCTCTACCAGTTCCACTGGCCCAATCGCGGCAGCTACATGTTCCGCCAGAACTGGCGCTATGATCCCTCCGGCCAGGACACTGCCGAGGTTCTGGACAACATGAACGAGACGCTCGAGGCGATCCACGCCGAGGTGCAGCGCGGCACGATCGGCCATTTCGGCCTTTCGAACGAGAGTGCCTGGGGCACGATGAAATTCCTGCAGATGGCCGAGGCGAACGGCTGGCCGCGCGTCGCCAGCGTGCAGAACGAATATTCGCTTCTGTGCCGCCTCTATGACACCGACATGGCCGAGGTGACGGCGCATGAGGATGTGGGCCTTCTGGCTTTCACCCCTCTGGCGGCGGGCCTTCTGAGCGGCAAATACCAAAGCGGCGCCGCGCTGCCCGAAGGATCGCGCAAGTCGATCACCTCGGATCTGGGCGGGCGCATCGCGCCGCGCGTCTGGTCGGCGACGCAGGCCTATCTCGATATCGCTGAGCGCCACGGGCTGGACCCGTCGACCATGGCGCTGGCCTGGACGCTCACCCGGCCTTTCATGACCGCCTGCATCATCGGTGCGACCAATCTGGAGCAGTTGGATCTGGCGCTGGATGCGGCTGACCTGACGTTGTCCGATGCGGTACTGGAAGAGATCGAGCAGGCGCATCACGCGCACCCCATGCCCTTCTAG
- a CDS encoding helix-turn-helix domain-containing protein — MMAKTDKRARAALFRSRLAEAMGTRRISQSALARAIGVDRSTVSQLLAGTGARLPNAQVVGECARSLGISADWLLGLTDRPETAADILANSLSLTEAPRALVDAQIFEWHKEAAGYKIRHVPAALPDMLKTRAMLEWEYEPHLGRSTDQVIGASEDRLEWMRGAQSDYEIALPLYEMHSFARGEGYYRGLPLPVRRAQVEKLIEVTEALYPRLRLSLFDARRIYSAPVTIFGPLLAVVYIGRNYMAFRDTERVQALTGHFDHLLREASVADREMPEYLRGLAAEM; from the coding sequence ATGATGGCAAAAACAGACAAGCGCGCCCGCGCCGCTCTCTTTCGCTCGCGCCTTGCCGAGGCGATGGGCACGCGCCGCATCAGTCAAAGCGCGCTGGCCCGCGCGATCGGCGTCGATCGCTCGACCGTGTCGCAATTGCTGGCCGGGACCGGCGCACGCCTGCCAAATGCGCAGGTGGTGGGCGAATGCGCGCGCAGCCTCGGGATTTCCGCCGATTGGCTCCTCGGTCTCACCGACCGGCCCGAGACGGCGGCGGATATCCTCGCCAACTCACTGTCACTGACCGAGGCGCCCCGCGCGCTGGTCGATGCGCAGATCTTCGAGTGGCACAAGGAGGCGGCAGGCTACAAGATCCGCCACGTCCCCGCCGCGCTGCCCGATATGCTGAAAACGCGGGCAATGCTGGAATGGGAATACGAGCCCCATCTGGGCCGTAGCACCGATCAGGTGATCGGCGCGTCCGAGGACAGGCTGGAATGGATGCGGGGCGCGCAGTCGGATTACGAGATCGCGCTACCTTTATATGAGATGCACAGTTTCGCGCGCGGCGAGGGGTATTACCGGGGTCTGCCCCTGCCCGTACGGCGCGCGCAGGTGGAAAAATTGATCGAGGTGACCGAGGCGCTCTATCCGCGCCTGCGCCTGTCGCTCTTCGACGCGCGGCGCATCTACTCGGCCCCTGTGACCATCTTCGGGCCGCTGCTGGCCGTGGTTTATATCGGGCGCAATTACATGGCCTTTCGCGATACCGAGCGGGTGCAGGCCCTGACCGGGCATTTCGACCACCTTCTGCGCGAGGCATCGGTGGCCGACCGCGAGATGCCCGAGTATCTGCGGGGTCTCGCGGCCGAGATGTAG
- a CDS encoding DUF2061 domain-containing protein produces MERPRRTLVKAVIWNVNGLLVMSLVGYIMTGSVSAGGVMAVINTAIGLSLYFLYERIWSRISWGRVDAQA; encoded by the coding sequence ATGGAACGGCCCCGCCGCACCTTGGTCAAGGCAGTCATCTGGAACGTCAACGGCCTCTTGGTCATGAGCCTTGTCGGATACATCATGACCGGTTCGGTCAGCGCGGGCGGCGTGATGGCAGTGATCAACACGGCAATCGGCCTCAGCCTCTACTTCCTTTACGAACGGATCTGGTCGCGCATCTCTTGGGGGCGCGTCGATGCGCAGGCCTGA
- a CDS encoding fatty acid desaturase → MRRPEWPTVALMIATYALWALATTWAAALWLPLSVVLAALAIAQHSSLSHEALHGHPFADARANAAAIWPALGLWVPYYRFRDTHLAHHRDALLTDPYDDPESNYLDPVVWARLPPVLKAALRFNNTLLGRLIIGPVIGMAVFLRADWRAIRAGDAGIRRAWALHGLAVLPVLAWIWAAPMPIWAYLMATYGAMSLLKIRTFLEHRAHERARGRSVVIEDRGPLALLFLNNNYHAVHHAHPQVPWYELPRVYARNRAHYLRRNDGYVYSGYGAIFRDYFLRAKDSVAHPLWPRP, encoded by the coding sequence ATGCGCAGGCCTGAATGGCCCACCGTGGCGCTGATGATCGCCACCTACGCGCTTTGGGCGCTGGCCACGACATGGGCCGCGGCGCTGTGGCTGCCCCTTAGCGTAGTCCTTGCCGCGCTGGCCATCGCGCAGCACAGCTCGCTCAGCCATGAGGCGCTGCATGGCCATCCTTTTGCCGATGCGCGCGCAAATGCTGCGGCCATCTGGCCTGCGCTGGGCCTTTGGGTGCCTTACTACAGGTTCCGCGACACACATCTGGCGCATCACCGCGACGCGCTCTTGACCGATCCCTATGACGATCCCGAGAGCAATTATCTCGACCCGGTCGTCTGGGCGCGTTTGCCCCCTGTGCTGAAAGCCGCCTTGCGCTTCAACAACACGCTGCTGGGGCGTCTGATCATCGGGCCGGTCATCGGCATGGCCGTGTTCCTGCGCGCCGATTGGCGGGCCATCCGCGCGGGCGATGCGGGCATCCGGCGCGCCTGGGCACTGCACGGCCTTGCGGTGCTGCCGGTGCTGGCCTGGATCTGGGCCGCACCCATGCCGATCTGGGCGTATCTGATGGCCACCTACGGCGCCATGTCCCTGCTCAAGATCCGCACCTTTCTGGAGCACCGCGCACATGAGCGCGCGCGGGGCCGCAGCGTGGTGATCGAGGATCGCGGGCCGCTGGCTCTGCTCTTTCTCAACAACAATTACCACGCGGTGCATCACGCGCATCCGCAGGTGCCGTGGTATGAATTGCCGCGGGTCTATGCCCGGAACCGCGCGCATTACCTGCGGCGCAATGACGGCTATGTCTATTCCGGCTACGGCGCGATCTTCCGCGACTATTTCCTGCGCGCCAAGGACAGCGTGGCGCATCCGCTCTGGCCGCGCCCCTGA
- a CDS encoding DMT family transporter produces MQAWILLSIAAAAFQTLRFVLQKHLSMGTLSVGGATFARFAYSMPFVLVLAALYLWHRGGGMPALGPMFWPYALSGGLAQILATWCMVALFAARNFAVGITFKKTETVQTALIGLIVLGDRVSAAGMAAIVLGLVGVVILSGGAGADRWRIFNRAAALGLIAGALFAVSAVGYRGATLQVSSDDALMRALVTLAAVTTSQALAMAAWLRWREGGEIGRVIAARRTAVWMGLTGLGGSLCWFTAFTLQNAAYVFAVGQVEVIFSLIAARLFFGERITRREGAGVALVTASVIAVGLFR; encoded by the coding sequence ATGCAAGCCTGGATCCTCCTCTCCATCGCCGCCGCCGCGTTTCAGACGTTGCGCTTCGTGCTGCAAAAACATCTGAGCATGGGCACGCTCTCGGTAGGCGGCGCCACCTTCGCGCGCTTCGCCTATTCGATGCCCTTCGTGCTGGTACTGGCGGCGCTCTATCTTTGGCACAGGGGCGGCGGCATGCCCGCGCTCGGCCCGATGTTCTGGCCTTACGCGCTGTCGGGCGGGCTGGCGCAGATCCTTGCCACATGGTGCATGGTCGCGCTTTTCGCCGCGCGCAACTTCGCGGTGGGCATCACCTTCAAGAAGACCGAGACGGTGCAGACCGCCCTGATCGGCCTGATCGTGCTGGGCGACCGGGTGAGCGCGGCGGGCATGGCGGCCATCGTCCTCGGCCTTGTCGGTGTGGTGATCCTGTCGGGTGGCGCCGGGGCGGATCGCTGGCGCATCTTCAACCGCGCGGCGGCGCTGGGCCTGATCGCGGGTGCGCTCTTTGCCGTGTCGGCGGTGGGCTATCGCGGGGCGACGTTGCAGGTCAGCTCGGATGATGCGCTGATGCGCGCGCTGGTCACCTTGGCCGCTGTCACTACGTCACAGGCGCTGGCGATGGCTGCATGGCTGCGCTGGCGCGAGGGTGGCGAGATCGGGCGCGTCATTGCCGCGCGCCGCACCGCCGTATGGATGGGGCTGACCGGCCTCGGCGGGAGCCTGTGCTGGTTCACCGCCTTCACGCTTCAGAACGCGGCCTATGTCTTTGCGGTGGGGCAGGTCGAGGTGATCTTTTCGCTGATCGCGGCGCGGCTCTTCTTCGGAGAGCGTATCACGCGGCGCGAGGGCGCAGGCGTCGCACTGGTCACGGCATCCGTGATTGCAGTGGGCCTCTTCCGCTGA
- a CDS encoding NUDIX hydrolase: protein MTPPDAPIRNAATVIVLRKDGPAPSVLMGQRGASAAFMPSKFVFPGGAIDPDDATVPLAGALPDICAQRLCEDCAPDLGHALAAAAIRELWEEAGLIIGRSGTWTGAVPPDWASFAARGHLPDAGALQFVFRAITPPGRPRRFDARFFLIDADHIVGDPDDFSAATDELSHLQWVPLPEARRFDLPFITEVVLAEVAARAHDPAPPASVPFFRNDDEESLFLRLSGRGPLQSRMP, encoded by the coding sequence ATGACCCCGCCCGACGCCCCCATTCGCAATGCCGCCACCGTGATCGTCCTGCGCAAGGACGGACCGGCGCCCAGCGTCTTGATGGGTCAGCGCGGCGCATCGGCGGCCTTCATGCCGTCGAAATTCGTCTTTCCCGGCGGCGCGATCGATCCGGATGACGCCACCGTTCCTCTGGCCGGTGCCCTGCCCGATATCTGCGCCCAGCGCCTCTGCGAGGATTGCGCGCCGGATCTGGGCCATGCCCTCGCCGCCGCTGCCATCCGCGAGCTGTGGGAGGAGGCTGGCCTCATCATCGGGCGCTCCGGCACCTGGACGGGCGCGGTCCCGCCCGATTGGGCCAGCTTTGCCGCGCGCGGTCATCTGCCGGATGCGGGCGCGCTGCAATTCGTCTTTCGCGCCATCACGCCGCCGGGGCGGCCCCGCCGGTTCGATGCGCGCTTTTTCCTGATCGATGCGGACCATATTGTCGGAGATCCCGACGACTTCAGCGCCGCCACGGACGAGCTGAGCCACCTGCAATGGGTGCCCCTGCCCGAGGCGCGCCGCTTCGATCTGCCGTTCATCACCGAGGTGGTTCTGGCCGAGGTCGCGGCGCGCGCGCATGATCCGGCGCCGCCCGCTTCGGTCCCGTTCTTTCGCAACGACGACGAAGAAAGCCTCTTTCTGCGCCTCAGCGGAAGAGGCCCACTGCAATCACGGATGCCGTGA
- a CDS encoding DUF983 domain-containing protein, whose translation MAESGAAPGTADAASTDERLLWPALRKGFRRKCPNCGSGPLMKSYLKVREACPVCREDLSHQRADDGPAYLTILIVGHIMAPALHIAFVQFRPEPMLLFTIFAVGCAGLSLYLLPRLKGAIVAFQWARHMHGFGAQP comes from the coding sequence ATGGCGGAGAGTGGCGCGGCACCCGGCACCGCAGATGCAGCCTCCACGGACGAGCGGCTGCTTTGGCCCGCGCTGCGCAAAGGGTTTCGCCGCAAATGCCCCAATTGCGGGTCCGGTCCGCTGATGAAAAGCTATCTCAAGGTGCGCGAGGCTTGCCCCGTCTGCCGCGAGGATCTGTCGCATCAGCGCGCCGATGACGGCCCGGCCTATCTGACAATCCTGATCGTCGGCCATATCATGGCGCCTGCGCTGCATATCGCCTTCGTGCAGTTCCGCCCCGAGCCGATGCTTCTCTTTACCATCTTCGCCGTCGGATGCGCGGGGCTGTCTCTCTACCTTCTGCCACGGCTGAAGGGCGCGATTGTCGCCTTTCAATGGGCGCGCCACATGCACGGCTTCGGCGCCCAGCCCTAA
- a CDS encoding diguanylate cyclase produces the protein MSGKILIVDAVATNRIVLKVKLSAAHFEVHQASSGRAAMAALRDVQPDLIILGAALSDMSPAELIAALRARPDLAAAPIVALLPEDTGAARIAALRAGADDVITQPIDERIMLARLRGLLRQHLALQDMRLNAGPDRAVGFGEAQAMALRPGRITILGVQMTEAMALRTRLRSACRHQITALPTGGPITGAPGAPAADVFVLMFPAMSEDRALEVMAELRTSPEARHGRIVCLLPDEGRSLAASLLDMGASDVIAGSADLAELMLRLDRQIQRKQSVDHLRARLHDGLRAAMIDPLTGLYNRRFAMPFLKGLALAEEGAGPGFAVMLADLDHFKQINDRLGHAAGDRVLCHVADLLGSSLRECDLVARIGGEEFLIVMPGADGTEARRAADRLCRRIGEAGIALRGQPEPAHVTVSIGVAMGQPQPTERRAAAHVDALLEEADRALYRAKARGRNTVTVGARPAA, from the coding sequence ATGTCAGGCAAAATTTTGATCGTGGACGCGGTGGCGACCAACCGGATCGTGCTGAAGGTGAAACTTTCGGCAGCGCATTTCGAGGTGCATCAGGCGTCCAGTGGACGGGCCGCGATGGCGGCTCTGCGCGACGTGCAGCCCGACCTGATCATCCTGGGCGCGGCGCTCAGCGACATGAGCCCGGCCGAGTTGATCGCCGCCCTACGCGCGCGGCCCGACCTGGCGGCGGCTCCCATCGTGGCGCTTTTGCCCGAAGATACCGGCGCGGCGCGCATCGCGGCGCTGCGGGCGGGGGCGGATGACGTCATCACCCAGCCCATAGACGAACGGATCATGCTCGCCCGTCTGCGCGGGCTGCTGCGTCAGCACCTGGCCCTGCAGGACATGCGCCTCAACGCAGGCCCCGACCGCGCCGTCGGCTTTGGCGAGGCGCAGGCCATGGCCTTGCGTCCCGGTCGCATCACCATACTTGGTGTTCAGATGACCGAGGCGATGGCCCTGCGCACCCGTCTGCGCAGCGCCTGCCGCCACCAGATTACCGCGCTGCCCACTGGCGGGCCAATCACCGGCGCACCGGGCGCGCCAGCGGCGGATGTGTTCGTCCTGATGTTCCCCGCCATGTCCGAGGATCGCGCGCTTGAGGTCATGGCCGAGTTGCGCACATCGCCCGAGGCGCGCCATGGCCGCATCGTCTGTCTTCTGCCCGACGAGGGGCGGAGCCTTGCCGCCAGCCTTCTGGATATGGGGGCCAGCGACGTTATTGCTGGCTCCGCAGACCTGGCCGAGCTGATGCTGCGCCTCGACCGCCAGATCCAGCGCAAGCAATCCGTCGACCACCTGCGTGCGCGCCTGCATGACGGGCTGCGCGCCGCGATGATCGATCCGCTGACCGGGCTTTACAACCGCCGCTTTGCCATGCCGTTTCTCAAAGGGCTGGCCTTGGCCGAAGAGGGTGCGGGGCCGGGCTTTGCGGTGATGCTGGCCGATCTCGATCATTTCAAGCAGATCAACGACCGGTTGGGCCACGCCGCCGGCGACCGGGTGCTGTGCCATGTCGCCGACCTGTTGGGCAGCAGCCTGCGCGAATGCGATCTGGTCGCGCGCATCGGCGGCGAGGAATTTCTGATCGTCATGCCCGGCGCCGACGGCACCGAGGCCCGGCGCGCCGCCGACAGGCTGTGCCGCCGGATCGGCGAGGCCGGCATCGCCCTGCGCGGACAACCCGAGCCGGCCCATGTCACGGTCAGCATCGGTGTCGCCATGGGCCAGCCCCAGCCGACCGAGCGGCGCGCCGCCGCGCATGTGGACGCCCTGCTGGAGGAGGCCGATCGCGCGCTCTACCGTGCCAAGGCGCGCGGGCGCAACACTGTCACCGTCGGGGCGCGTCCCGCGGCCTGA
- a CDS encoding DUF3572 domain-containing protein, whose product MNYTRESAETVALKCLGWLISNDELMPVFMGATGAGEDDLRRGAADPEFLGAVLDFLTMNDEWVVDFCRDAGLPNDAPLQARAMLPGGQVEHWT is encoded by the coding sequence ATGAATTATACGCGGGAATCCGCCGAAACAGTCGCTCTGAAATGCCTTGGGTGGCTGATCTCAAATGACGAGTTGATGCCTGTTTTCATGGGCGCAACCGGCGCGGGCGAGGATGATCTGCGCCGCGGCGCCGCCGACCCGGAGTTCTTGGGCGCGGTTCTGGATTTTCTGACGATGAATGATGAATGGGTCGTTGATTTCTGCCGCGATGCCGGATTGCCCAACGACGCGCCGCTGCAAGCGCGCGCGATGCTGCCCGGCGGGCAGGTGGAGCATTGGACATGA